A region of the Oncorhynchus gorbuscha isolate QuinsamMale2020 ecotype Even-year linkage group LG02, OgorEven_v1.0, whole genome shotgun sequence genome:
agagagctgttagagcaaGGGCTGGGCTGAGCTAAAGAGACTGCTGTGTGCGAGAGCGCCGTGTGGGAgtgctgtgtgagagagggagtgctgtgtgagagagggagtgctgtgagagagagagggaggctgtgtgagagagagggagtgctgtgtgagagagggagtgctgtgtgagagagggagtgctgtgtgagagggagtgctgtgtgagagagagggagtgctgtgtgagagagggagtgctgtgtgagagatggagtgctgtgagagagagagagagggagtgctgtgagagagagagagagtgctgtgtgagagagagagagtgctgtgtgagagagagggagtgctgtgtgagagagagggagtgctgtgtgagagagagggagtgctgtgtgagagagagggagtgctgtgtgagagagagggagtgctgtgtgagagagagggagtgctgtgtgagagagggagtgctgcgtgagagagggagtgctgcgtgagagagagagagagagtgctgtgagagagagagggagggctgtgtgagagagggagtgctgagagagagagagagagagagagagagagagagagagagagagagagagagagagagtgctgtgagagagagagggagtgctgtgtgagagagagggagtgctgtgtgagagagggagtgctgtgagagagagagagatagtgctgtgagagagagagggagtgctgtgtgagagagagggagtgctgtgtgagagagagggagtgctgtgtgagagagggagtgctgtgtgagagagggagtgctgtgagagagagagagggagtgctgtgaGAGAGgtgctgtgagagagagagggagtgctgtgagagagagagagtgctgtgagagagagagagagtgctgtgtgagagagagggagtgctgtgtgagagagagggagtgctgtgtgagagagagggagtgctgtgtgagagagagggagtgctcctgtagagagaggggagtgctgtgtgagagagggagtgtctgACATCttttgagagagggagtgctgcttttgagagagaggagagagagagtgctgtgaggagagagaggagggctgtgtgagagagggagtgctgtgagagagaagagagagagagagagagagagagagtgctgtgagagagagagggagtgctgtgtgagagagagggagtgctgtgtgagagagggagtgctgtgagagagagagagatagtgctgtgagagagagagggatctgctgtgtgagagagaacaggagtgcatgtgtgagagagagggagtgttttagaagagagagtttagagagagagagagaggagagagaggttagagagtagcTGAGTTTAGAACAGGTTATGTTCATCTGtttagtagaggagagagagaagaggttatgTTCAGAGTTTAGtagctgagggggagagagagagtagagagagagttcatctgtttagagagagagagagagagagagagagagctgtgtgagagagaggtattTAAAGGTTGGTGCCAATAGCCTGATGGAACTGTTTTGTTTGGGGGTTGGGAGGTTTGCATGTGCTCCTATAGCAAAGACTTCAAAAACAGACTCTGTTTCACCTTCAATGTAAATGTTTTggtcatctctccctccatttccccCTAAAACATCTGACATCTTTTCACCTCCATTTAAATATGTTGTAACCTCTTCTCTTTTCCATGAGTCACTAGGATACTAAAACCTACCCCTCTGCCTTCTTTTGACATCCTGTCGGAGGAATGAGAGAAAGTCTATGGTACTCTCCCAGTCCCCCTGTACTGCTCTCCTGACTGTGTGGCCTCTCTGTCGCCCCCTGCCTGTAGATGCTGCAACCTCAGTTCAAGCCCCACACTATCCAGCAGGTACTGCTGCGGCTGTTCCAGGTGATCCCTGGCCGCTCCCCCTATGGCTCCTGGGACCCCGCCCGCTGCCTGCGCTGTGCCGTGGTGGGGAACTCTGGCAACATGCGTGGGGCCGGTTACGGACCCACCATAGACAGCCACAACTACATcatgaggtgagggagggagggagagacagggggtttAGAACAGGTTAGGTTCATCTGTTTAGTAGTTGAGGGGGTTTAGAACAGGTTAGGTTCATCTGTTTAGTAGTTGAGGGGTTTTAGAACAGGTTAGGTTCATCTGTTTAGTAGTTGAGGGGGTTTAGAACAGGTTATGTTCATCTGTTTAGTAGCTGAGGGGGTTTAGAACAGGTTATGTTCATCTGTTTAGTAGCTGAGGGGGTTTAGAACAGGTTATGTTCATCTGTTTAGTAGTTGAGGGGGTTTAGAACAGGTTATGTTCATCTGTTTAGTAGTTGAGGGGTTTAGAACAGGTTATGTTCATCTGTTTAGTAGTTGAGTAGTTGGGGGTTTAGAACAGGTTATGTTCATCTGTTTAGTAGTTGAGGGGTTTAGAACAGGTTATGTTCATCTGTTTAGTAGTTGAGGGTTTTAGAACAGGTTATGTTCATCTGTTTAGTAGCTGAGGGGGTTTAGAACAGGTTATGTTCATCTGTTTAGTAGTTGAGGGTTTTAGAACAGGTTATGTTCATCTGTTTAGTAGTTGAGGGGGTTTAGAACAGGTTATGTTCATCTGTTTAGTAGTTGAGGGGGTTTAGAACAGGTTATGTTCATCTGTTTAGTAGTTGAGGGTTTTAGAACAGGTTATGTTCATCTGTTTAGTAGTTGAGGGGGTTTAGAACAGGTTATGTTCATCTGTTTTGTAGTTGAGGGGGTTTAGAACAGGTTATGTTCATCTGTTTAGTAGTTGAGGGGGTTTAGAACAGGTTATGTTCATCTGTTTAGTAGTTGAGGGGGTTTAGAACAGGTTATGTTCATCTGTTTAGTAGCTGGTAAGTTATATTATGTGTTGTGCTATAATGCTACTCTAGGCTCTTTACAGttattgtagagagagagagagatttttatttaactaggcaagtcttgtTGAGGATGTCTGGATATCcctctgtttgtgtgtttgtctatCATTGGAGCTTCTCCCAGCATGgtctgattacctgtgtctgtcaGGATCAATCTGGCTCCCACGCTGGGCTATGAGGAGGATGCAGGCAGCCACACCACTCACCACTTCATGTACCCAGAGAGTGCCAAGAACCTGGCAGCCAACGTCAGCTTCGTCCTGGTGCCCTTCAAGACCCTGGACCTGCTGTGGATCACCAGCGCACTCTCCACTGGACAGATTCGCTTGTGAGAGCAAAACTGCcagcacatacacacagtccattCAGTTCCGGTCCTTGCTGTTCTACAGCCCTAAGCTAGACCAAAAAATGCTGCTAGACTTTAAAAAGTCCCAGTAAGCAAAATTACGTTGAAAAGACAACTAAAAGATTCAATTTAGGTTCTGAATGAATGTTGAAAGTATATTTTTTCCGTATTTTTAGAATACTTGTTTTAACTTTTCAGATGTTGAAGTCAGGCTCATTTTTAGTTCTGAATAAAGGTTGAAAATACGTCATTTATAGACGTCTATCATTGGTTCAGATTTGGCCCGTACCGGATGTGGAAATCAGGGCCGGTCCGGACTGCACCAAAAAAAGATTGTCCAAAAGGCGTCGGCATCAGTCCGTGTTTACTGAGGTGCACCCGACAGTGTTGCCTGAAAGTACATTTTATGAATGCCCATCTATGTGGTAAGCCTACCGTTTGTAAAATACCCCCAAAACAATGTCCAAAAGACGTTGGCTTGTGCTTCATGGGATGTAGCCTAATGTGTTGCCCCAAAATGGAATTGTATGAATGCCCGTCCATGTGGTAGTCCCACCATTTGTAAAACAAGCTGTTGCATTGGCTTTATTAGTCCTGATTCCTGTGACTAATCAATTTGTCTATTTAGgctctgaatatcagctacccAACTTTATCAGAATTTATCGTGAGCCTATTTGCAATGTGTTTAtacagcaggaaatgcagaagTATTCTCTTTTTTCGCTATGATCAGCTTGTCAAAAATGTACCGATACAAACTTGAAACCAATGATCATGACGATGGTTGTGATTGTCCATCCATGTTGTCCATTGTACTTTGACCTGTTCTGTTTTTAGGATATGTTGTTTGTTAACATGACAGCACATTTTTTAATTTTGATTGCGCACCATTTAGGTTTGGCTCTATGATTTGAGAAACCTGCATGATGTAAATAAGTGTCCATCTCTTTACACCTCTTTGTCATTTTATCTCCAGCCAGTAGCCTACAGAGAAGTCCACACACTCTTTCTACCATCTCCTATATCTGCTACATGATTTATGTTCCATTATTTTCTTGACAGAACGTTGGTGGGGCTCCGCAGTGTTGCGTCTCTCCAACAGCACCTTGGAGAGGCGCGCTGGGATTGGACAAGCAAAATATTTAGCGCCCCTGCCTTTGACAAAGTGGGCACTGCTTATCACAGGGCGAAATCGCTCGCCAAAAAATACCTTATGCCCctggttgagagaaattgtcATTTTTGGGGGGTCAGAATTGTGaggttttataataataataataataataatgccatttagcagacgcttttatccaaagcgacttacagtcatgtgtgcatacattctacgtatgggtggtcccgggaatcgaacccactaccatggcgttacaagcgccatgctctaccaactttaTGTTGTTGGAATTGTGTCTAGgtcagtttagctcagaaaatgCTGCCTTCGTCAACCTGCCACTTTAGGCGGACACCTAATCCTGCCTCGTGAGCAGGCCGGCCCCGAGTCCATTTATATTGTTTTACATAAACACACCTTTTCACACGAGCACATTTTGTTCACGTTCATAGTGAACTGCTGGCTTCACAATCACACCTTCACAAACTCATTCTCACGctgcgctctctgtctctctctctctcatcccattccAGGTCAAAGCACATCATCAACAGAGCACTCTCTCTGTGGAAAAAGGAACGGCGTGCCATCTGTGAATCAGTCAATCATTTCACAGCAATTTATAAATGAAAGGATAAAAGTGTGCTTAGACTCTTTcgctctccctttatctctctctccttcagtacCTACGCCCCTGTGAAGCAGTTTCTACGGGTGGACAAGGACAAGGTGCTAATCTATATTTATAATCTCTCCATCCAACCTTTGTCATGTATTTGTTCAATAGTGCAGAATTGTAAATAAATATGTCTGTCTCCAATATCATTGGTAAACCCAGCATGGTACACTGTGCTGCTATCTAATCTCCCCAGGCTCAGATCTTCAACCCAGCCTTCTTCAAGTACATCCATGACCGCTGGACCAGGCACCATGGACGCTACCCTTCCACAGGCATGCTGGTCCTGTTCTTCGCTCTGCATGTGTGTGACGAGGTGAGGACCTCGCTAACAAACTTTCACACAAACACCCAATACAGACATGTCTTTCGGCCAGTCTCTGCCTGTTCTAAAACATTATCTTGTATTCCAGGTGAATGTGTTTGGCTTTGGCGCTGACAGTCGAGGCAACTGGCACCACTATTGGGAGCAGAACCGCTACTCTGGAGAGTTCCGGAAAACAGGGGTGCATGATGCAGATTATGAGGCCCTGATCATTGACTCGCTGGTTAAGGCTGGCAAGATCACCATCTTCCCAGGAAAGTGACGAGGGCTGAAGATGTGGTGGGCTGGACAGGTTTACAGGAACACTAGAACACCCATCACCACAAGGCTTTTTGATGTTGTCACCTGCTTCTTTGTGCTTTGCATAGAGAGGGATCCAAAACAGTACATTATACAATGCCTGCTAATCATGTTCCCATTGTGGTAAGATGATGGTGGTTTTGGGTCGAACTACATGTGATTACACTCTGCCCCCAACAGGCCTACTACCTCCATAGAAACGACAGAACTATAGAGGGGGCAGATAAGTCTGTCCTAGCCACTGTATGGACCTGTGAACCAGTCCCATCCACAATCCCCCCCTCTTGCTCAGCCATTGGGGGTTGAGTCATCACATGCCTTGGGGGTCTCACGCCCAGAGACTCAGTCCCCTCCCACTCTGTCGCCCCCACCGTAAATACCATGACAACCAGTGACGGTCACTGGGCTATCCCTGCCATGTCCACACCCACCGGCAGAGCTGCTGCTAAAGCCCTCTCGCTAGCCACACCTGCATGGTGCTAGGAGCAATAGGTAGTTGAGGTTTACATGCTTTCAAGCCCAGAGGCTACTTCAAAATAAGCGTTCCTGTTGTAATTACATGACTATCATCTTGAAGGTATGTACAGCCCACAGGGATTTGACCATATATACGGTATTAACCGTTTTATTTGTGTTAACCATTTTAAGTGACTAATCATACTGCTGATTAGGTTAATTGGGGTGAGGCTTACGCACAGTCAACAACACAAGCTGACATACAGAAGAGACTAAAAccactcactcattcacacatacagtgaggcaaaaaagtagccaccaattgtgcaagttctcccacttaaaaagatgagaggcctgtaatgttcatcataggtacacttcaactatgacagacaaaatgagaagaataaaatccagaaaatcatattgtaggatttttttatttgcaaattatggtggaaaataagtatttggtcaataacaaaagtttatctcaatacttttttatataccctttgttggcaatgacagaggtcaaatgttttctgtaagtcttcacaaggttttcacacactgttgctggtattttgggcccattcctccatgcagatctcctctagagcagtgatgttttggggctgttgctgggcaacatggactttcaactccctccaaagattatctatggggttgagatctggagactggctacgccactccaggaccttgaaatgcttctacttcgttgcccgggcagtgtgtttgggatcattgtcatgctgaaagacccagccacgtttcatcttcaatacccttgctgatggaaggaggttttcactcaaaatctcacgatacatggccccattcattctgtcctttacacggatcagtcgtcctggtccctttgcagaaaaacagccccaaagcatgatgtttccacccccatgcttcacagtaggtatggtgttctttggatgcaactcagcattcgttgtcctccaaacacgactagttgagtttttaccagaaaggtctattttggtttcatctgaccatatgacattctcccaatcttcttctggatcatccaaatgctctctagcaaatttcagacgggcctggacatgtactggggacacgtctggcactgcaggacttgagtccctggcggcgtagtgtgttactgatggtaggctttgttactttggtcccagctctctgcaggtcattcactaggtccccccatgtggttctgggatttttggtcaccgttcttgtgatcattttgaccccacggggtgagatcttgcgtggagccccagatcgacggagattatcagtggtcttccTTTTCCTAAtgaggtaacgagtggaggacagaggagcctcttaaagaagagaaagaaagcctcttaaagaagacagaaatcttgcttgtttgtaggtgaccaaatacttattttccaccataatttgcaaataaagtcattaaaaa
Encoded here:
- the LOC124000292 gene encoding CMP-N-acetylneuraminate-beta-galactosamide-alpha-2,3-sialyltransferase 2-like → MLTGGTSVERVGRMAGARAGGGGMRCSLRVWVLLGSLGLVFLTSLFFSISLRGGIGLPYLEPPGWEKSSRVKLVPNYSGVHQLGPLESTQQQKTCACPRCVGDPGVSDWFDENYDPDISPVWTRDNIQLPSDVYYWWVMLQPQFKPHTIQQVLLRLFQVIPGRSPYGSWDPARCLRCAVVGNSGNMRGAGYGPTIDSHNYIMRINLAPTLGYEEDAGSHTTHHFMYPESAKNLAANVSFVLVPFKTLDLLWITSALSTGQIRFTYAPVKQFLRVDKDKAQIFNPAFFKYIHDRWTRHHGRYPSTGMLVLFFALHVCDEVNVFGFGADSRGNWHHYWEQNRYSGEFRKTGVHDADYEALIIDSLVKAGKITIFPGK